A single region of the Halopiger xanaduensis SH-6 genome encodes:
- a CDS encoding potassium channel family protein, translated as MRFVIVGYGRVGSRTATILAEEGHDLVVVDNDVDRTDRAAEDGFETVLGDGADEETLLEAGIDEADAIGAFTPDLNVNFAACMVGKHHGCRTVLRIDEDYREDIYEKYAEDVDEIIYPERLGAAGAKTAMLGGDFNVVADLATNLQLTVLEIGADSPAVGKRMSELDLPASARIYAHGRERESLTIPLPGTELEAGDEVALIVETDHAEEVRSALAASA; from the coding sequence ATGAGGTTTGTCATCGTGGGATACGGACGGGTCGGCTCTCGAACGGCGACCATTCTGGCCGAGGAGGGCCACGACCTCGTCGTCGTCGACAACGATGTCGATCGAACCGACCGCGCCGCCGAGGACGGGTTCGAGACGGTTCTCGGCGACGGCGCGGACGAGGAGACCCTGCTCGAGGCCGGCATCGACGAGGCCGACGCCATCGGCGCGTTCACGCCGGATCTCAACGTCAACTTCGCGGCCTGCATGGTCGGGAAACACCACGGCTGTCGGACGGTGCTGCGGATCGACGAGGACTACCGCGAGGACATCTACGAGAAGTACGCTGAGGACGTCGACGAAATCATCTACCCGGAACGGCTGGGCGCGGCGGGCGCCAAAACTGCCATGCTCGGGGGTGACTTCAACGTCGTCGCCGACCTCGCGACGAACCTGCAGTTGACCGTCCTCGAGATCGGCGCGGACTCGCCGGCCGTCGGCAAGCGGATGAGCGAACTCGATCTGCCCGCATCGGCCCGCATCTACGCCCACGGTCGCGAGCGCGAGTCGCTGACGATTCCGCTGCCGGGGACCGAACTCGAGGCGGGCGACGAAGTGGCGCTGATCGTCGAGACGGATCACGCCGAGGAGGTCCGGTCGGCGCTGGCGGCGAGCGCCTGA
- a CDS encoding Na+/H+ antiporter NhaC family protein, producing MSDTNDGPPSGDPPETLAEGPSDDEPRITFYGGRGMSALPIGIFIVWAITQTALWRISDTGGLIVGILVGLIVGMFFVRGDWKTYANTIFEGMTQPVAVTAIVAWIWAGMFAQLLQDGGFVDGLVWFADVAGVGASLFPAITFVLAALFTTGIGTGYGATIAFVGLFFPAGVLLGANPVLLFGAILSGAIFGDNLAPVSDTTIVSAVTQDADIGGVVASRFKYVIIAAVVAFVGYIVAGQAMAGLELGEQARQLLAAESRPIGLVHLISMLVVIGAAVAGRHIVEAISWGIVVAIAFNLVFGLASLSDILLFRAPPDAPLAEPLAGLPILTVVTDPDAVGVTGSLMSGVSGFLELSILVLFIIGAAQIMIRGGAFQAILDWSIEHLATNVRNAELTMVGSAALINAIITINTAAEVAIGPYISKIGERFNLNGYRRANILDGQTAALGYIFPWSGGVLAGYTEMQLLPQQYEWFDQGMLVTPIDVVPFVFQGWLLVAVFIIAAMTGFGREYVIDRESEEVARL from the coding sequence ATGAGTGACACGAACGACGGCCCGCCGAGCGGCGATCCGCCGGAGACGCTCGCGGAGGGCCCGAGCGACGACGAACCGCGGATAACGTTCTACGGCGGCCGCGGGATGAGCGCGTTACCGATCGGAATTTTCATCGTGTGGGCGATCACCCAGACCGCCCTCTGGCGAATCTCGGATACGGGCGGGTTGATCGTCGGCATCCTGGTCGGACTCATCGTCGGGATGTTCTTCGTTCGCGGCGACTGGAAGACCTACGCGAACACCATCTTCGAGGGGATGACCCAACCGGTCGCGGTGACGGCCATCGTCGCGTGGATCTGGGCCGGCATGTTCGCGCAGTTGCTCCAGGACGGCGGCTTCGTCGACGGCCTCGTCTGGTTCGCCGACGTCGCCGGCGTCGGGGCGTCCCTGTTCCCCGCCATCACGTTCGTCCTCGCGGCGCTGTTTACGACCGGAATCGGAACGGGATACGGCGCGACGATCGCGTTCGTCGGCCTCTTCTTCCCCGCCGGCGTCCTACTCGGCGCGAATCCCGTCTTGCTGTTCGGGGCGATCCTCTCCGGAGCGATCTTCGGCGACAATCTCGCACCCGTCAGCGACACGACGATCGTCAGCGCGGTCACGCAGGACGCCGACATCGGCGGCGTCGTCGCCTCGCGGTTCAAGTACGTAATCATCGCCGCCGTCGTCGCGTTCGTCGGGTACATCGTCGCCGGACAGGCGATGGCCGGCCTCGAGCTCGGCGAACAGGCCAGGCAACTGCTGGCCGCCGAGAGCCGCCCGATCGGCCTCGTCCACCTCATCTCGATGCTCGTCGTGATCGGCGCGGCGGTCGCCGGCCGCCACATCGTCGAGGCGATCTCATGGGGGATCGTCGTCGCGATCGCGTTCAACCTCGTCTTCGGGCTGGCGAGCCTGTCGGACATCCTCCTCTTTCGGGCGCCTCCCGATGCGCCGCTGGCGGAGCCGCTCGCCGGACTGCCGATCCTCACGGTCGTCACGGATCCGGACGCGGTCGGCGTCACCGGCAGCCTCATGAGCGGCGTGTCCGGCTTCCTCGAGCTGTCGATCCTCGTCCTCTTTATCATCGGCGCGGCCCAGATCATGATCCGCGGCGGCGCGTTTCAGGCGATTCTCGACTGGTCGATCGAGCACCTCGCGACGAACGTCCGCAACGCCGAGTTGACGATGGTCGGCTCCGCGGCGCTGATCAACGCGATCATCACCATCAACACGGCCGCCGAGGTCGCGATCGGCCCCTACATCTCGAAGATCGGTGAACGGTTCAACCTGAACGGCTACCGCCGCGCGAACATCCTGGACGGCCAGACCGCCGCGTTGGGCTACATCTTCCCGTGGTCCGGCGGCGTGCTCGCCGGCTACACGGAGATGCAGCTACTCCCACAACAGTACGAGTGGTTCGACCAGGGGATGCTCGTCACCCCGATCGACGTGGTGCCGTTCGTCTTCCAGGGGTGGCTGCTCGTCGCGGTGTTCATCATCGCCGCGATGACCGGCTTCGGCCGCGAGTACGTTATCGACCGCGAGAGCGAGGAGGTGGCTCGCCTATGA
- a CDS encoding DNA methyltransferase, whose translation MTGDGDSDGDGGRHRQSRLFTDDNGEFDAERARDESLPVEDGELVDTDELADHQRYVEGRGIYDERNRVNDLTGKEWKYATKSVIAEGYPPDVQHDLRSEHGGQKPPRLCAALIGRFSKAGDTVLDPFAGVGGTLLGASFCEHEGTGLREAIGFERTERWVEIYEEVLERENEERRDRGEPPLEPQDMRRGDCADLIEDVPDDSVDLLLTDVPYWHMDELEQTRNERAIRESKLGSFDGGGDGDEAAGDDDPDGGADGDATQTKDEWLADMAAKFDRFADAVDPEGHVVVFIGDMYRDQSYEFLSADLARALESSAPLTLAANLIWYDPTKDLHVYGYPFSFVPSMVHQNVLVFRVDDE comes from the coding sequence ATGACAGGCGACGGGGACAGCGATGGCGACGGCGGTCGCCACCGCCAGAGCCGGCTGTTCACGGACGATAACGGCGAGTTCGACGCCGAGCGCGCCCGCGACGAGTCCCTCCCCGTGGAGGACGGCGAACTCGTCGATACCGACGAGTTGGCGGACCACCAGCGCTACGTCGAGGGACGGGGCATCTACGACGAGCGCAACCGGGTCAACGATCTCACCGGCAAGGAGTGGAAGTACGCGACCAAGTCGGTGATCGCCGAGGGCTACCCGCCCGACGTCCAGCACGACCTGCGCAGCGAGCACGGCGGGCAGAAACCCCCGCGACTCTGCGCGGCGTTGATCGGTCGGTTCAGCAAGGCCGGCGACACCGTGCTGGACCCCTTCGCGGGCGTCGGCGGCACGCTGCTGGGCGCGAGTTTCTGCGAACACGAGGGAACCGGGCTCCGGGAGGCGATCGGCTTCGAGCGCACCGAGCGCTGGGTCGAGATCTACGAAGAGGTCCTCGAGCGCGAAAACGAGGAACGGCGCGACCGGGGCGAGCCGCCCCTCGAGCCCCAGGACATGCGCCGCGGCGACTGCGCCGACCTGATCGAGGACGTGCCCGACGACTCGGTCGATCTCCTGCTGACCGACGTCCCCTACTGGCACATGGACGAACTCGAGCAGACGCGCAACGAGCGGGCGATCCGCGAGAGCAAGCTGGGGTCGTTCGACGGCGGTGGCGACGGCGATGAAGCCGCTGGCGACGACGACCCGGATGGCGGTGCGGACGGCGACGCCACGCAGACCAAAGACGAGTGGCTCGCCGACATGGCCGCCAAGTTCGACCGCTTCGCCGACGCCGTCGACCCCGAGGGTCACGTCGTCGTCTTCATCGGGGACATGTACCGCGACCAATCCTACGAGTTCCTCTCGGCCGACCTCGCGCGGGCCCTCGAGTCGTCGGCGCCGCTGACGCTCGCGGCGAACCTGATCTGGTACGATCCGACGAAGGACCTGCACGTCTACGGCTACCCGTTCTCGTTCGTCCCGTCGATGGTCCACCAGAACGTCCTCGTCTTCCGCGTCGACGACGAGTAG
- a CDS encoding glutathione S-transferase family protein, which yields MNMLVDGEWRTDAYETTDDDGSFQRQETTFRDRIRDDPDARFQPESGRYHLYVSYACPWAHRTLVTRALKGLEDAISVSVVDPYRDEDGWQFTPEKEGCTRDHLHDANYLRELYVTADSDATCRVTVPVLWDTEEDTIVNNESKEIMRMLDTEFDDYAARDVDLYPEGYQDEVDRILDGIYEPINNGVYRAGFATDQGPYDEAVNDLFSALDHWDDVLADQRYLAGDRLTEADIAMFTTLVRFDNVYHTHFMCNVQYVREYDNLWPYLRDLYQTPGVAETVNMDHIKEHYYTTHPDVNPHRIVARGPDLDFEKSHDRDELPGDRPAALSAATADD from the coding sequence ATGAACATGCTCGTCGACGGCGAATGGCGAACGGACGCGTACGAGACGACCGACGACGACGGCTCGTTCCAGCGCCAGGAGACGACCTTCCGCGACCGGATCCGCGACGATCCCGACGCCCGCTTTCAGCCCGAGTCGGGCCGCTACCACCTCTACGTCTCCTACGCCTGCCCGTGGGCCCACCGGACGCTCGTCACGCGGGCGCTGAAGGGCCTCGAGGACGCGATCTCCGTCTCGGTCGTCGACCCCTACCGCGACGAGGACGGCTGGCAGTTCACGCCCGAGAAGGAGGGCTGTACGCGCGATCACCTCCACGACGCCAACTACCTCCGAGAGTTGTACGTAACGGCGGATTCGGACGCCACCTGCCGTGTAACGGTGCCGGTGCTGTGGGACACCGAGGAGGACACTATCGTCAACAACGAGTCCAAGGAGATCATGCGGATGCTCGATACGGAGTTCGACGACTATGCTGCGCGGGATGTCGACCTCTACCCCGAGGGCTATCAGGACGAGGTCGACCGCATCCTCGACGGGATCTACGAGCCGATCAACAACGGCGTCTACCGCGCCGGTTTCGCGACCGATCAGGGTCCGTACGACGAGGCCGTCAACGACCTGTTTTCGGCACTGGACCACTGGGACGACGTGCTCGCGGACCAGCGCTACCTCGCCGGCGACCGCCTGACGGAAGCGGACATCGCGATGTTCACGACGCTCGTCCGGTTCGATAACGTCTACCACACGCACTTCATGTGTAACGTCCAGTACGTCCGCGAGTACGACAACCTCTGGCCGTACCTGCGAGACCTCTACCAGACGCCGGGCGTCGCAGAGACGGTCAATATGGACCACATCAAGGAACACTACTACACGACCCACCCTGACGTGAACCCCCACCGGATCGTCGCCCGCGGTCCCGATCTGGACTTCGAGAAGTCCCACGACCGCGACGAACTGCCGGGCGATCGGCCGGCCGCTCTCTCGGCGGCGACGGCGGACGACTGA
- a CDS encoding DUF7513 family protein produces the protein MSLFGKYMRGWTFRSSSPSLTEGDEIDVFVAESNSDEGHAYIGDTHLVIEGTGPETVEKRVRVRVTEFDDSTARGRGEFLEVVGESSYTE, from the coding sequence ATGAGCCTGTTCGGCAAGTACATGCGCGGCTGGACGTTCCGCAGCTCGAGTCCGTCGCTCACGGAGGGCGACGAGATCGACGTCTTCGTCGCCGAATCGAACAGCGACGAGGGCCACGCCTACATCGGCGATACGCATCTGGTCATCGAGGGCACCGGGCCGGAGACCGTCGAGAAGCGCGTCCGCGTTCGCGTGACCGAGTTCGACGACTCGACCGCACGCGGCCGCGGCGAGTTCCTCGAGGTCGTCGGGGAGAGTTCGTACACGGAGTGA
- a CDS encoding DUF7535 family protein → MSTKVGESTGYVPNIQMSAFGYVMAAILVVIMLPVLPIIVVAWVLWRAFVADEPVESRYESWRNERGRRPRAGAAEEVEAELEAEDDEPDADAAAETEAEA, encoded by the coding sequence ATGTCAACGAAGGTGGGCGAGTCGACGGGCTACGTCCCGAACATCCAGATGTCGGCGTTCGGGTACGTGATGGCGGCGATTCTCGTCGTTATCATGCTGCCGGTGCTCCCGATTATCGTCGTGGCGTGGGTGCTCTGGCGCGCGTTCGTCGCCGACGAACCGGTCGAATCGCGCTACGAGAGCTGGCGCAACGAGCGCGGCCGGCGACCGCGGGCCGGCGCCGCCGAGGAAGTCGAAGCAGAACTCGAGGCCGAGGACGACGAGCCGGACGCCGACGCTGCGGCCGAAACCGAAGCCGAAGCGTAA
- a CDS encoding NAD-dependent epimerase/dehydratase family protein, with translation MTNIAITGASGTVGREAIAAFDGTDAELTLFSHSETEDLETTPVDIADHDAFVDALDDQDVLIHLAANADPRAEWEAVRGPNIDGLYNAYEAALENDLERVVFASSNHAVNMGNAVSSVRPESTIGEPEVVRPDDATDPDTYYGVTKVFGEAMGSYYAKRHGLDVVTLRIGWLLTREELRQTVAERDGPGERYARAMWLSPEDCRRVLRAAATSTLSRTPLTAHGISNNGKRFLSLSETMLALDYRPRDDAEAVLSDDESEREGLETG, from the coding sequence ATGACGAACATCGCGATCACCGGCGCGTCCGGCACCGTCGGCAGGGAAGCGATCGCGGCCTTCGACGGCACCGACGCCGAGCTGACGCTCTTTTCGCACAGCGAGACGGAGGACCTCGAGACGACGCCCGTCGATATCGCCGACCACGATGCGTTCGTCGACGCGCTCGACGACCAGGACGTGCTGATCCACCTCGCGGCCAACGCCGATCCGCGGGCGGAGTGGGAGGCCGTTCGGGGGCCGAATATCGACGGCCTCTACAACGCCTACGAGGCCGCGCTCGAGAACGACCTCGAGCGGGTCGTCTTCGCGAGTTCGAACCACGCGGTCAACATGGGCAACGCCGTCTCGAGCGTCCGCCCGGAGTCGACGATCGGCGAGCCCGAGGTGGTGCGACCCGACGACGCGACGGATCCGGACACCTACTACGGCGTCACGAAGGTCTTCGGCGAGGCGATGGGATCCTACTACGCGAAACGGCACGGGCTGGACGTGGTCACCCTCCGCATCGGCTGGCTGCTCACACGTGAGGAGCTCCGCCAGACGGTCGCGGAGCGGGACGGGCCCGGCGAGCGCTACGCCCGCGCGATGTGGCTTAGCCCCGAGGACTGTCGGCGGGTACTTCGGGCGGCCGCAACCAGTACCCTGTCGCGGACGCCGCTGACCGCCCACGGCATCTCGAACAACGGGAAGCGATTTCTCTCGCTGTCGGAGACGATGCTCGCGCTGGATTACCGGCCGCGGGACGACGCCGAAGCGGTGCTGTCCGACGACGAGTCCGAGCGTGAGGGTCTCGAGACGGGGTGA
- a CDS encoding HAD family hydrolase → MGTNTEYDAVIFDNDGVLTTPTDYDVLVDATYDAFASVGAAEPTRDHVETLLGPDVESLRQVADDHGVDPADLWAARERAAIEAQLEEIRAGRKRLYDDVSVLDRLEQPSAIVSNNQHETIGNILEHLDIGGFDVWYGREPSIEGIERKKPNAYYLESAIDDLAVSNPLYVGDSRVDVTAAAEAGVDSAFVRRDHREGYDLPTEPDYEIDSLAALEEIV, encoded by the coding sequence ATGGGAACGAACACGGAGTACGACGCGGTGATATTCGACAACGACGGCGTACTGACGACCCCGACCGATTACGACGTGCTGGTCGACGCGACGTACGACGCGTTCGCGTCGGTCGGCGCCGCCGAACCGACCCGCGACCACGTCGAGACGCTGCTCGGCCCGGACGTCGAGTCGCTCCGGCAGGTCGCCGACGACCACGGCGTCGACCCCGCGGACCTCTGGGCCGCCCGCGAGCGAGCCGCCATCGAGGCCCAACTCGAGGAGATCCGCGCCGGCCGCAAGCGCCTCTACGACGACGTCTCGGTCCTCGACCGACTCGAGCAGCCGAGCGCGATCGTCAGCAACAACCAGCACGAGACGATCGGGAACATCCTCGAGCACCTCGATATCGGCGGTTTCGACGTCTGGTACGGCCGCGAGCCGTCGATCGAGGGGATCGAGCGGAAGAAGCCGAACGCCTACTACCTCGAGTCTGCGATCGACGATCTCGCGGTCTCGAATCCGCTGTACGTCGGGGATAGCCGCGTCGACGTGACCGCGGCGGCCGAGGCCGGCGTCGATTCGGCGTTCGTCCGCCGGGACCACCGCGAGGGGTACGACCTGCCGACCGAGCCGGACTACGAGATCGACTCGCTCGCGGCGCTCGAGGAGATCGTATAG
- a CDS encoding alcohol dehydrogenase catalytic domain-containing protein, producing the protein MRAAAFTELIGPDGVSVIDRDDPEPGPGEAVVDVAACAINRHDLWILEGDSAMVDADDLPFVTGLDVAGTVREVGDGVSSVAPGDAVVLCPNETCGECRFCREGPENMCENFSLYHGGLAEAARVEADRLLPLPDGVDATTAAAIPTAYMTAFHMLRRADVGPGDLVFVPGATGGVGVATVQLADIIGARTVGTSSSESKLERVRELGLDHGIRSTDTDEIRERVAEIGTPDAVINHLGGEYTELGQHVMRRGGTMVICGRTAGGTSSIDVADFFLGHKRVVGSTMGTQDDLRRLVDLVAEGEFEPEIDETFPLEETADAFAAMRDRESVGKLVVEP; encoded by the coding sequence ATGCGAGCCGCAGCCTTCACCGAGCTGATCGGTCCCGACGGAGTGAGCGTGATCGACCGCGACGATCCCGAACCCGGCCCCGGCGAGGCCGTCGTCGACGTCGCGGCCTGCGCGATCAACCGCCACGACCTCTGGATCCTCGAGGGCGACTCGGCGATGGTCGACGCCGACGACCTGCCCTTCGTCACCGGGCTCGACGTCGCCGGCACCGTCCGCGAAGTCGGCGACGGCGTCTCGAGCGTCGCGCCCGGCGACGCGGTCGTGCTCTGTCCGAACGAGACCTGCGGCGAGTGCCGATTCTGCCGCGAGGGACCAGAGAACATGTGCGAGAACTTCTCCCTCTATCACGGCGGGCTCGCGGAGGCCGCCCGCGTCGAGGCGGACCGCCTGCTCCCGCTGCCCGACGGCGTGGACGCGACGACCGCCGCCGCGATCCCGACGGCGTACATGACCGCCTTCCACATGCTCCGGCGGGCCGACGTCGGTCCCGGCGACCTCGTCTTCGTTCCGGGCGCGACCGGCGGCGTCGGCGTCGCGACCGTCCAACTCGCGGATATCATCGGCGCGCGAACCGTCGGCACCTCCTCGTCGGAGTCGAAACTCGAGCGCGTTCGGGAACTCGGGCTCGATCATGGGATCCGGTCGACCGACACCGACGAGATCCGCGAGCGGGTCGCGGAGATCGGGACGCCGGACGCCGTCATCAACCACCTCGGCGGCGAGTACACCGAACTCGGGCAACACGTGATGCGCCGCGGGGGAACCATGGTCATCTGCGGCCGGACGGCCGGCGGCACCTCGAGCATCGACGTCGCCGACTTCTTCCTCGGCCACAAGCGCGTCGTCGGCTCGACGATGGGCACGCAGGACGACCTGCGGCGGCTCGTCGACCTCGTCGCCGAGGGGGAGTTCGAGCCCGAGATCGACGAGACGTTCCCGCTCGAGGAGACGGCTGACGCGTTCGCCGCGATGCGGGACCGCGAGAGCGTCGGGAAGTTGGTCGTCGAACCGTAG
- a CDS encoding SRPBCC domain-containing protein, with the protein MEVIETFEEIDAPPPVVWDVLLEFDSYPEWNPFVRSIEGLPVQGERLRVRIEPPDSRGMTFEPEVIVAEEHRRLAWVGRLAVPFAFDGYHEFHLDPVDGGRRTRLLHRETFRGALVPLLFDRERLERGFAAMNAAVKERAERRVESGNETALAA; encoded by the coding sequence ATGGAAGTAATCGAGACCTTCGAGGAGATCGACGCGCCGCCGCCGGTCGTCTGGGACGTCCTCCTCGAGTTCGATAGCTACCCGGAGTGGAACCCGTTCGTCCGGTCGATCGAGGGGCTCCCCGTCCAGGGGGAGCGCCTGCGGGTCCGGATCGAACCGCCCGATTCGCGCGGGATGACGTTCGAACCCGAGGTGATCGTCGCCGAGGAGCACCGCCGACTCGCCTGGGTCGGTCGGCTGGCCGTCCCGTTCGCGTTCGACGGCTACCACGAGTTCCACCTCGACCCGGTCGACGGCGGCCGACGGACTCGCTTGCTCCACCGGGAGACGTTCCGCGGCGCGCTCGTCCCGCTGCTGTTCGACCGCGAGCGCCTCGAGCGCGGCTTCGCGGCGATGAACGCGGCGGTCAAGGAACGGGCCGAGCGCCGGGTCGAATCGGGGAACGAGACTGCACTAGCCGCTTGA
- a CDS encoding GNAT family N-acetyltransferase — protein sequence MAQATASTRSDGDRRDDESAAGERTVIRTDEESGLEVTAVDSIRAVDRSRWNDVVRGARCGSVFHRYEWLEAIETGLGHPAKHLLVEKDGNLIGLLPNVVVDIEKTPFQRLSSAYPGFGGPVITTDIAESLSLLADAVPDLCTGRTIVHQIRGLDTDYLRYNNTLQAEGYRPYRRECRFEIDLSRGYEAVKDGMSKGRRRGIRKGKETDHEIVEAELTRANVERFYRSYRRVMDRVGGDIYPFSFFEALRGMESRVLLLTLRIEGEYAGGCLQLLDEEQNAVHGFFAAVPREYYDDHASELLYDRVVQWGIDRGYETYDLGSTNASFEDGVYRFKEGFGGQPIPILVWERGCSPLWPLVRAGRSVYWPYHFD from the coding sequence ATGGCGCAGGCGACCGCATCGACGCGATCGGACGGCGATCGACGCGACGACGAGTCGGCCGCGGGGGAACGAACGGTTATCAGGACGGACGAGGAGTCGGGCCTCGAGGTGACGGCCGTCGACTCGATCCGGGCCGTCGATCGCTCCCGGTGGAACGACGTGGTTCGGGGCGCGCGCTGCGGCAGCGTCTTCCACCGCTACGAGTGGCTCGAGGCGATCGAGACCGGGCTCGGCCATCCGGCGAAACACCTCCTCGTCGAAAAGGACGGCAATCTCATCGGTCTGCTTCCGAACGTCGTCGTGGACATCGAGAAGACGCCGTTCCAGCGCCTCTCGTCCGCGTATCCGGGGTTCGGCGGTCCGGTCATCACGACCGACATCGCCGAGTCGCTGTCGCTGCTCGCCGACGCCGTTCCCGACCTCTGTACCGGTCGCACGATCGTCCACCAGATCAGGGGCCTCGATACCGACTACCTCCGATACAACAACACCCTCCAGGCGGAGGGGTACCGCCCGTACCGGCGCGAGTGTCGGTTCGAGATCGATCTGAGCCGGGGCTACGAGGCGGTCAAAGACGGAATGAGCAAGGGCCGGCGCCGGGGCATCCGGAAGGGGAAAGAGACGGATCACGAGATCGTCGAGGCGGAGCTCACGCGGGCCAACGTCGAGCGATTCTACCGGTCGTACCGGCGCGTCATGGACCGCGTCGGCGGCGATATCTATCCCTTCTCCTTCTTCGAGGCGTTACGCGGGATGGAATCGCGGGTCCTGTTGCTGACGCTCCGAATCGAGGGCGAGTACGCCGGCGGCTGTCTACAGCTGCTCGACGAGGAGCAGAACGCGGTCCACGGGTTTTTCGCCGCCGTCCCGAGGGAGTACTACGACGACCACGCGTCGGAGTTGCTGTACGACCGCGTGGTCCAGTGGGGGATCGACCGCGGGTACGAGACCTACGACCTCGGCAGTACGAACGCGAGTTTCGAAGACGGCGTCTACCGGTTCAAGGAGGGGTTCGGCGGCCAGCCGATTCCGATCCTCGTGTGGGAACGGGGCTGCAGCCCGCTCTGGCCGCTGGTGCGGGCCGGACGGTCCGTCTACTGGCCGTATCACTTCGACTGA
- a CDS encoding DUF6498-containing protein, translating into MRAPAGLEHASGLRGFVPVVLANLLPLVGVLRLGWDPATLVVIYTLELLFSFVFAGAKALFAQRPPRTDREGGVFSVSSELTEKRGGFELVPWLPPIYPRNLPFATAVVVPAVWFVTMVGVVFSNAFTVGGLLAEPDVVLSVAALLVGQLLEIRRDHLRGGYESASPYAVVETPARQAFFVAFVLFVTPGIGVGGADGVLAVVVLVKLLVEWSAHRATEGDGGRLTNWLAGPESAGERREPVCVPDGEPDVRLPTDNRAVLYTGAFDVLGRLAPFLAMPFIILWFLSVGAFGDEAPAATVLGVTLVVFGLYVGYLAAEVLTFYLRFAPLEYQRYGDRLVAYDTLVDEPQWATSLEVVRDVQVVPDRLPDRLFGTRTIGVTTGWSDDEARRILGPVRNAETLVEALELPVRSTELEPLNRLPAAVVVGCLVAGAVALGVLAVGPWISPFRLLFTGLVYGTFGIPFAALVLRLLWNQAYPDRRARD; encoded by the coding sequence ATGCGCGCTCCGGCCGGACTCGAGCACGCGTCGGGTCTCCGGGGATTCGTCCCGGTCGTTCTCGCGAACCTGCTGCCGCTCGTCGGCGTCCTCCGGTTGGGCTGGGATCCGGCGACACTCGTCGTGATCTACACGCTGGAGTTGCTGTTCTCGTTCGTGTTCGCGGGCGCGAAGGCGCTGTTCGCGCAGCGGCCACCGCGGACCGATCGCGAGGGAGGCGTGTTCAGCGTCTCGAGCGAGTTGACCGAAAAGCGCGGCGGGTTCGAACTCGTCCCCTGGCTGCCGCCGATCTACCCGCGGAACCTGCCGTTCGCGACGGCGGTCGTCGTCCCCGCCGTGTGGTTCGTGACCATGGTCGGGGTCGTCTTCTCCAACGCGTTTACCGTCGGCGGACTGCTCGCCGAACCGGACGTGGTGCTGAGCGTCGCGGCGCTGCTCGTCGGGCAACTGCTCGAGATCCGGCGCGACCACCTCCGGGGCGGCTACGAGTCGGCGTCCCCGTACGCGGTCGTCGAGACGCCGGCCAGGCAGGCGTTTTTCGTCGCCTTCGTGCTGTTCGTGACGCCCGGAATCGGCGTCGGCGGCGCGGATGGGGTCCTCGCCGTCGTAGTCCTCGTCAAACTGCTCGTCGAGTGGTCGGCCCACCGCGCGACGGAGGGCGACGGCGGACGACTGACCAACTGGCTCGCCGGACCGGAGTCGGCGGGCGAGCGCCGCGAACCGGTGTGCGTTCCCGACGGCGAACCGGACGTTCGTCTTCCGACCGACAATCGTGCGGTGCTGTACACCGGCGCGTTCGACGTTCTCGGGAGGCTCGCACCGTTTCTCGCGATGCCGTTCATCATCCTCTGGTTTCTCTCGGTGGGAGCGTTCGGCGACGAGGCCCCCGCCGCGACGGTGCTCGGGGTCACGCTCGTCGTGTTCGGCCTGTACGTCGGCTACCTCGCGGCGGAGGTACTGACGTTCTACCTCAGATTCGCGCCGCTCGAGTACCAGCGGTACGGGGATCGACTCGTCGCGTACGACACCCTCGTCGACGAACCGCAGTGGGCGACGTCCCTCGAGGTGGTGCGCGACGTGCAGGTCGTCCCCGATCGGCTCCCGGACCGCCTGTTCGGGACGCGAACGATCGGCGTCACGACGGGCTGGAGCGACGACGAGGCGAGGCGAATCCTCGGGCCCGTCCGCAACGCCGAGACGCTGGTCGAGGCGCTCGAGTTGCCGGTTCGATCGACGGAACTGGAACCGCTCAACCGACTCCCCGCCGCGGTCGTGGTCGGCTGTCTCGTCGCCGGCGCCGTCGCCCTCGGCGTGCTCGCGGTCGGCCCGTGGATCTCGCCGTTTCGGTTGCTGTTCACCGGACTCGTATACGGCACGTTCGGGATTCCGTTCGCAGCGCTCGTGCTACGGCTCCTCTGGAATCAGGCGTACCCCGACCGGCGCGCTCGAGACTGA